The Flavivirga eckloniae genomic interval GGGTTGGGTTGTTTACATGCGGTAAATGCTATAAATACCAATAGTAGGGCACAAATTTTTTTCATGTTTTATTTTAAATTTTGTTAAAGTTTCTTTGCTAAATTTTTGATTGTATGAGATAATTTTGGTGGCGCATTTTATTCTTAAAGCATATATGTTTTGAAAAAGAATGAAACTGGGAGACTGAAAGACTTAATCTTTGTCCGTTCGAGCACAGTCAAGAACTATAACTGCTCATTAAATAAGGAGGGCGACTGCGCCCAACCAGACATTCAATTTTTATTTGCCTTTTCAGACATTCTCTTTTTTAATCAGATTTTTTAGTAACTGGGATTTTGTTTTACGACACCACCTCCATTTTGAATAGATTCTGGAGAAATTGGTAATATAAACTTATCTGGATTAGTAGCTGTAGCTTTTATGTCAGAGACCTGGAAACCAGACCCGAAACCATCAGCAAAGTCATAGCGTACTAAGTCAAACCATTCTTCACTAACTTCGGTAGTTAATTCTATACTTTTTTCTATACGAACAGCTTCTAAAAATTGATCTAAAGACATGGTATCCGGATAGGTTTCAAAACCATCTCCTCCAGTAGTTGTGGCACCAGCTCTTGTTCTAATGGTGTTCAATGAAGCAAGAGCATCTGCTGTAACGCTACTGTTGGCACGTGCATCTGCTTCTGCATGAATTAAATAAATTTCTGCCATTCTTAAATGGTAGATAACATCAATAATATCATCTGTATTTCTTCTAACATATTTCAACCCTGATCCTTCTTCAGAGAATGTATTAAACATTCTATTATCGGGAGCATCATAAGTAATTTCTTGACTACCTATTATTACAGAACCAGTATTAGCAAGCGTAACAAAATCAGGATTGCCTATTACAGCGGCTCCCCAAGTACCTCCTAGGCCTACTACTATATTATTCTCTCCTCTTGTTACAAAAAGTAATTCAGAATTATTTAAAATATCTTCTGTTGTATTATCAAATAATTCTGCATGTGTTGGCGCTAAAGCAAATTCGGGAGCAGAGTTGTCAATAATATCTTTTGCCAACATAGCAGCTTCATTATAATTGCCCATGTATAATAATACCTTAGCCTTTAATCCTTTTGCTGCTGTTCTGCTTATAAAAAACTTCTCTTTTCCTTCTGGAGCATTAGCAATGGCGTTATCTAAATCTTCTAAGATAGCAGTATACGACTCTGCTACCGTATGTCTTGGAAATGCTTCATTAGATATTACTGGTGCTGTTCTTATATTTATACCAAATTCTGAATTCATATCATAAAATTGCCCCCAAAGACGTAAAAGGTAAAAATGGGCCAATGCTCGCATGGCTCTTGCTTCTGCAAGAATCTCTGCTTTTCTTGTGTCTGTGGAAAAAGGAACTTGTATGTCTGCTACTTTTTGTATTAAAAAATTAACGTTATTAATAACGTCATACATGTTTGCGTAACCACCTTCATTCATTCTAATATTACCTGAGGTCGTAATGGGTAGATTTGCAACATAACTATTAAGTTCTGGTCTATTATCACCTTCTTCAAGTTGCCCTACATGGCTAAATAAAGAAGGTATAGCATACATTTCTGTGCCGTCAAAGGTTCTAAATCTCGCATAAATAGCAGCTAGTGCTAAATCTGCAGATCCTTCGTTAGTTATAGCTTCATCTGCATCTAACAAAAAAACAGGATCTATATCATCTAATTTGCCACAAGATGTACTCATTAAGGTGATAACACCTAAAAGAGCAACGTATATATATATTACATTTTTCATATTTTTCTATTTAAGGATGTTAAAAGTTTAATTTTAGTCCAAGGGTTACCGTTCTGGTCTGCGGATAAGATGTTCCTTCATCGTCAGTAAGTTCAGTACTACTATTTCCTCTACGAACTGGTATCACCGCTTCTGGATCTTGACCTGTATAGTCTGTAATAGTTAATAGGTTGTTTCCAGATAAAGTTAATCGTGCGCCACTTAATGCCGTATTTTTAAACAATTTACTTGGAAAATTATAGCCAATAGAAGCAGAACGTAATCTTATATAGGATGCGTCTTCAACCATAGCACTACTAAACTCAAACAAAGAAAAGGAGTTTAATCTGGCGTATTTAGCATTGGGGTTTTCTGGTGTCCAGGTTTCTAAAGCTCTTGCGTATTGATTTTGATCTGTACTGAAGAAACCCAAATTTCCAACTTCTCTATTCAGTTTTTCTACGCCTTCAACAAATTGGAAGGTGAAAGATAGATCAAGGTTTTTATAGCTGAATTTGTTTGACCAACCACCATAGTAGTCTGGTGTAATGTTTCCTAAAACGACTTCATCATCTTCATTAATAATTTCTCCATCTCCATTAACATCCCTAAAAATATAATCTCCAGGTGCTTCTGTTCCAAAATAATAAAACCCAGCTAAGTCATTCAAAGCATCTATTTCTTCCTGTGTTTGGGCTATTTTAACCACATCAAACCCTCTAATAGCCCCAATAGGTTCTCCTTCAACAATTCCTAAAAGATCACTGCCTCCTCCATTTAAAGATTCTACTTTGTTTTTTATACTGGAGATATTAAAAGAGGTATCCCATCTAAAGTTTTCAGACTGAATTACCGTAGCAATTAAGTTTAATTCCCATCCTTTGTTGGAAACATCTGCAATGTTAGTATCGAAATTTCTGAAACCCGTTTCTAAAACGGCTGGAGCATTTGTGATGAGTCCCGAAGTATTTTTTTCAAAATAAACAACTTCTGCATTTATGCGGTTATTAAACAAACTAAACTCTAACCCTAGATCTAATTGCTCTGTTTCTTCCCATCGAATATTTGGGTTTGGGAGCCCAAATATTTCTATACCATTAATGCCATTATAAACAGTATTATCAAACCTACCCCCAGTTGCATAAGAAGGGCGGTAGGTAAATGCAGGTAGATTATCTAATCCAGTAAGTCCCCAACTGGCTCTAAGTTTAAGGCTACTTATTAAATTATTGTCTTTTAAAAAAGATTCGTTGTGCATATTCCATGCCGCTGCTGCTGATGGAAAAAAACCAGTTCTATTACCTGGGCCAAATTTAATTGAAGTATCAGATCGACCTGTTAGGGTAACAAGATATCTGTCTTTATAGTTATAGTTAACTCTTCCTATAAGTGAATTAAGAGCCAATATGCTAGCGTCACTATCGGCTTCTGTTAAGTTTGTGGCATTACCGATTCCTACTAAAAGGTTATCGTCTGGAAAACCAACGTATTTATTTGCTTGTAAATCAAAACGTGATCTATCCCAGGTTATACCTGCTAAAACATCAATAGTATGCCCACCTTTAAAAGTGTTTTTATAGTTTAACGTATTTGCCAATGTTGTGGATACACTTTGCCCAGCATTAGTATTTAAAACAGCTCCGGAGTTTCCGCTAAAAAAAATCTCAGAAAATGCAGTTTCTGTTGTAGATGGCGAAAAGGTTTCTCCTCTACTATCGCTTACATTTATACTTATTTGCGACTTGAATTTTAAATTATTAAAAATGCTGTACTCACCGTAAAAGGATGCATTTAAGTTTTGGGAGGTGCCTCGGTCCCTAACGGTTGCTTCATCACCAAGTGGGTTTAATAAAATATTTCCATCAAAATCAGGTAATCCCGTAAATGTGCCATCATCATTAAAAACAGGGAGATCTGGTCTTGTTAAAGCGGCTTCTCTAAGGCTTGTAATTCCCGATTCTTTACGTAAAGAATAATTATAGCTTAAGTTAGCTCCTAATTTTAGATTTTTCATAACGTCGGAGTCGAGTCTGATATTCATACCATATCTGTTAAACCTGGTTCCAATTAAAACCCCTTCTTGCTCAGAAAAATTGGTAGATGCATAATAACTTGTTTTAGAAGTACCGCCAGATATGCTTAGGTTTAATTGGTTCCATAACGCATTATCGTTGGTAACCAAATCTTGCCAATTGGTATTAGCATCTAAAAGATTTGCAGGATCGTTACCGTTATCTTCAAAGAATTGTCTGTATTGACTTGTATTTAGTACATCAAAATTTTGAGTTGTATTTAGTACGGTTGCATTGTAACTTATATTGAACCTAGGGGCTTGATTTCTTTTACCTTGTTTTGTTGTAATAATAACAACACCGTTTGCCGCTCTAGAACCATAAATAGCTGCTGCAGATGCATCTTTTAATACATCGATACGTTCTACATCATTGGGGTTTATAGAAAGTAAAGGGTTTTCTTGTTCTTGAAAAAAACCTAAGCCTCCAGAATCATAGCTAGGCGTTATTATTATAGGAACGCCATCTATAATATATAGAGGTTGGTTACTACCTGTTAAAGAGGTAAGTCCTCTAATATTTACAATGGCTGCAGAGCCTGGTGCTCCGCCTCCAGAATTTACGAATACTCCAGATAGTTGGCCCACTAGTGCTTGGTCTATGGTTTGCGTTTGTATTCTGGTTAAATCTTCAGACTCTACGGTACCAACAGAACCTGTAAGGTTCTTTTTAGTAGTGGCACCATAACCAATTATCACAACTTCTTCAAGATTACTGGTCTCTTCTTCAAGCGTTATATTAATAGTAGTTTGATCGCCTACTGTGATTTCGGTAGTTTTATAACCTAGAGAAGAAATTATTAAAACGTTTTCTGGCGCAGGTACTACTAGGCTAAAGGAGCCGTCGAAGTCTGTAGCTACACCTATACTAGTTCCTTTTACTAATACTGTAACACCAGCTATTGAGGTTCCTGATTCGTCTGTAACTATACCAGAAACTATTTTTTGCTGATTTTCACCTTTTTGTTTTATAAGGATGGTATTATCAATAGATAAGATATATTTAAAATTATTATTGGATAATCCTTTTTTTAAGAGTTTATCAATACTAATAACACCTTTTTTTAATTGTACATCGGGAAGGTTTCTAAATATACCTTTTTCATAGATAAATGTATATTCTGTTTGCTGTTTTATGAGTTTAAAGATTTCATCAACAGGTACAGTTTTGTCTACATCTATTCTTATTTTTCCTTGAGAGAATGTGCTTGCGGGAGAGAGTGCAAGAACGGTAGAACATAATAAAAAAATGAAGGTTTTCATAATTACCTTTAAAAGTGCTTTTCGGAAATGAAAAACAGCATTGGTTAATTTAATTTCCATAAATTTGTTAATTATTAGTTGGTTAATATTTAATTGATTAATAATTACTTACAAAGGGAGATGAAGCCTTACATTTTTTCCGAGATATAAACTTCGCTCCCTTATTTAGTTATTTTGAGTCATTTGTTTTCTTATAGATTTTATTGTTTTAGTTATACTTGATTTTATAATTAGTTGTTGTTTATTTTATTATGACAGTTTTATTATTTATTTCATAACTGTTTATTGAACTTGAGCTCTTAATAGCATTTAGGATATTTTCAATACTTTGACCTTTTTTTAGTTTTCCAAAAAACAATATGTTTTCGAGAGCTTTATTTTCGAAAACAACGTCTATATCGTACCAACGCGATAAAACCTTCATGATGTCTTTTAAAGGTTTGTCCTCGAAACCGAAATACCCAAACTTCCATGATACTTCATTATTTACATCTACATTATAAATACTAATATCATTATTGATAATATCCAGGTTAGATTGCTCACCAGGAGCAAGCATCTCGTTTTTGTTAGAAAGATTAATAGCTACTTTACCTTCAACTAAGGTTGTATAAACGTGGGTTTCATCTTTATAAGCTTTAAGATTAAACTCAGTACCTAAAACCTCAATCTCTTGAGTTTGGTTAAGAACTTTAAATTTGGAGCCACGGTGTGCCGTGCTAGGCGAAACCTCAAAATAAGCTTCCCCGTAAATAAGTTCTACTTGTCGTGTGGCACCGTCAATAAATGTTTCTGGGTATTTTATTTGGGACTCGGAGTTTAACCATACTTTGGTATTATCAGAAAGTTTAACAAAGAACTGGCCTCCTCGAGGTACGGTTAAAGTGTTATAGGCAATCTCTTTTTTAGCTACCTGTTTGGTAGGTAGATAGGTAATTTCTTTACCATCACTAATTATCTTTTCAGTTTTATATTCTTGCCCTGTTTTTAATTCTATATTACTACCATTGGCCAAAGTAAGCACCGCTTTGTCTGTACCGGTTTGTATAGTGTTATTGGTAACTATAACAGGTATGTTCTTTTCATTTAATTTATCCTTCTTTAAGAAGAAATAACCTCCAGAAATAAAGATTAAAATAGCAGCTGCGTATTTTAATACAGACCTTAACTTAACCCCTTTGCTATTGGCCTTAGCTTTAAATTGGTTTAGTTCTTTCTCATAATTAAATGTTGTTTTGGAATTTATGAGATGTTTTAAATGAACAAATTCTTTAAAAAGAGCTTTGTTCTCATCTTTTTCAAGTAATTCTTTGAGGTGTTCGGTTTCCTCATGGGTTAAATTACCTTCAAGATATTTTATTATTAATGGTTCTAAATTTTTCATTTGTATGACATGGGCTTTACATTAATATGTAGTAAAAAAAGCAAAAAACCCTATGTTTTGTTTTTTTTTATCATTTTTGTAAATGGATGGGGGACAAAAAATCAAATAATATTCACAAATCTTTAAGAGATGGGGGGACTCCTTTTTTCGAGGAATTATACTCAGATCATTTTGAAAAGTTATGCGTGTATCTGTTGAATTTTACATCAGATAAACATGTTATAAATGATGTTGTTCAAGATTCATTTTTATACCTATGGACCCATAGGAAAAAGATTCTTATCACCGATTCTATAA includes:
- a CDS encoding RagB/SusD family nutrient uptake outer membrane protein, whose protein sequence is MKNVIYIYVALLGVITLMSTSCGKLDDIDPVFLLDADEAITNEGSADLALAAIYARFRTFDGTEMYAIPSLFSHVGQLEEGDNRPELNSYVANLPITTSGNIRMNEGGYANMYDVINNVNFLIQKVADIQVPFSTDTRKAEILAEARAMRALAHFYLLRLWGQFYDMNSEFGINIRTAPVISNEAFPRHTVAESYTAILEDLDNAIANAPEGKEKFFISRTAAKGLKAKVLLYMGNYNEAAMLAKDIIDNSAPEFALAPTHAELFDNTTEDILNNSELLFVTRGENNIVVGLGGTWGAAVIGNPDFVTLANTGSVIIGSQEITYDAPDNRMFNTFSEEGSGLKYVRRNTDDIIDVIYHLRMAEIYLIHAEADARANSSVTADALASLNTIRTRAGATTTGGDGFETYPDTMSLDQFLEAVRIEKSIELTTEVSEEWFDLVRYDFADGFGSGFQVSDIKATATNPDKFILPISPESIQNGGGVVKQNPSY
- a CDS encoding SusC/RagA family TonB-linked outer membrane protein, whose amino-acid sequence is MKTFIFLLCSTVLALSPASTFSQGKIRIDVDKTVPVDEIFKLIKQQTEYTFIYEKGIFRNLPDVQLKKGVISIDKLLKKGLSNNNFKYILSIDNTILIKQKGENQQKIVSGIVTDESGTSIAGVTVLVKGTSIGVATDFDGSFSLVVPAPENVLIISSLGYKTTEITVGDQTTINITLEEETSNLEEVVIIGYGATTKKNLTGSVGTVESEDLTRIQTQTIDQALVGQLSGVFVNSGGGAPGSAAIVNIRGLTSLTGSNQPLYIIDGVPIIITPSYDSGGLGFFQEQENPLLSINPNDVERIDVLKDASAAAIYGSRAANGVVIITTKQGKRNQAPRFNISYNATVLNTTQNFDVLNTSQYRQFFEDNGNDPANLLDANTNWQDLVTNDNALWNQLNLSISGGTSKTSYYASTNFSEQEGVLIGTRFNRYGMNIRLDSDVMKNLKLGANLSYNYSLRKESGITSLREAALTRPDLPVFNDDGTFTGLPDFDGNILLNPLGDEATVRDRGTSQNLNASFYGEYSIFNNLKFKSQISINVSDSRGETFSPSTTETAFSEIFFSGNSGAVLNTNAGQSVSTTLANTLNYKNTFKGGHTIDVLAGITWDRSRFDLQANKYVGFPDDNLLVGIGNATNLTEADSDASILALNSLIGRVNYNYKDRYLVTLTGRSDTSIKFGPGNRTGFFPSAAAAWNMHNESFLKDNNLISSLKLRASWGLTGLDNLPAFTYRPSYATGGRFDNTVYNGINGIEIFGLPNPNIRWEETEQLDLGLEFSLFNNRINAEVVYFEKNTSGLITNAPAVLETGFRNFDTNIADVSNKGWELNLIATVIQSENFRWDTSFNISSIKNKVESLNGGGSDLLGIVEGEPIGAIRGFDVVKIAQTQEEIDALNDLAGFYYFGTEAPGDYIFRDVNGDGEIINEDDEVVLGNITPDYYGGWSNKFSYKNLDLSFTFQFVEGVEKLNREVGNLGFFSTDQNQYARALETWTPENPNAKYARLNSFSLFEFSSAMVEDASYIRLRSASIGYNFPSKLFKNTALSGARLTLSGNNLLTITDYTGQDPEAVIPVRRGNSSTELTDDEGTSYPQTRTVTLGLKLNF
- a CDS encoding FecR family protein translates to MKNLEPLIIKYLEGNLTHEETEHLKELLEKDENKALFKEFVHLKHLINSKTTFNYEKELNQFKAKANSKGVKLRSVLKYAAAILIFISGGYFFLKKDKLNEKNIPVIVTNNTIQTGTDKAVLTLANGSNIELKTGQEYKTEKIISDGKEITYLPTKQVAKKEIAYNTLTVPRGGQFFVKLSDNTKVWLNSESQIKYPETFIDGATRQVELIYGEAYFEVSPSTAHRGSKFKVLNQTQEIEVLGTEFNLKAYKDETHVYTTLVEGKVAINLSNKNEMLAPGEQSNLDIINNDISIYNVDVNNEVSWKFGYFGFEDKPLKDIMKVLSRWYDIDVVFENKALENILFFGKLKKGQSIENILNAIKSSSSINSYEINNKTVIIK